A stretch of the Argentina anserina chromosome 6, drPotAnse1.1, whole genome shotgun sequence genome encodes the following:
- the LOC126801201 gene encoding bifunctional riboflavin kinase/FMN phosphatase-like isoform X1: protein MSCGDCNTDTPKPKILAVILDLDGTLLDTERATRSVFKEFLAKYGKTLNKEREEKREIGKTLKDSSTATVEDYDLPLTPDQFIEEIIPMYQERWKHAKALPGATRLIKHLHDHKVPTALASNSLREYINAKISVHQGWQGWFSVILGSDQVKAGKPSPDICEEAARQMDVDAVHCLVIEDSMVGVKAANAAGMEVVAVPPHGEAAGCSALANTVLHSLLEFQPENWGLPPFKDWVDNALPIEAIHFSGMYANGVVNEHTEDGKSALPDQVWGVYFGWAVVDMKKSYRVVIGIGMDHSFCSPKKKIQLHLVNEGKCCISNQKVKVLLVGYIRGLNSKEVSVLDSESLEECKTIASAALDLPIFSQHAYVPLYPDTFSLKNMASELGHY from the exons ATGAGCTGCGGCGACTGCAACACAGACACCCCAAAACCCAAGATTTTGGCAGTCATTCTCGATTTGGATGGGACCCTTTTGGATACAG AGCGGGCTACAAGGAGTGTCTTCAAGGAGTTCTTGGCCAAGTATGGCAAGACTTTGAATAAGGAAAGGGAAGAGAAGAGGGAGATTGGCAAGACACTCAAAGACTCGTCTACTGCCACTGTTGAGGACTATGATCTTCCATTGACTCCTGATCAGTTCATTGAAGAAATCATTCCCATGTATCAAGAAAG GTGGAAGCACGCGAAAGCTCTTCCTGGTGCTACCCGCCTCATCAAACATCTCCATGACCATAAAGTACCTACTGCTCTTGCTTCGAACTCCTTGCGTGAATATATAAATGCAAAGATTTCTGTCCATCAAG GCTGGCAGGGATGGTTTTCAGTAATACTTGGTAGCGACCAGGTTAAAGCGGGCAAGCCCTCTCCAGATAT ATGTGAAGAGGCAGCAAGACAAATGGATGTAGATGCAGTTCACTGCCTTGTGATCGAAGACTCAAT GGTTGGCGTTAAAGCTGCCAATGCTGCAGGGATGGAAGTAGTGGCTGTTCCACCCCATGGTGAAGCTGCTGGTTGTTCTGCACTTGCAAACACTGTGCTTCATTCTCTTTTGGAATTTCAACCTGAGAATTGGGGCCTTCCTCCTTTTAAAGATT GGGTGGATAATGCATTGCCAATTGAAGCAATTCATTTTAGTGGCATGTACGCTAATGGGGTGGTCAATGAACACACAG AGGATGGAAAATCTGCTCTGCCTGACCAAGTTTGGGGAGTTTATTTTGGGTGGGCTGTTGTGGATATGAAGAAGAGCTACAGGGTAGTCATTGGCATTGGAATGGATCACAGTTTCTGCTCTCCTAAGAAAAAGATT CAATTACATCTCGTTAATGAAGGCAAATGCTGTATATCCAACcagaaagtgaaagtgctGCTTGTTGGCTATATCCGTGGACTGAATAGCAAG GAAGTTTCAGTTCTGGATTCAGAATCACTTGAGGAATGCAAGACTATTGCAAGTGCTGCCTTGGATCTGCCCATATTTAGTCAGCATGCATATGTTCCTCTGTACCCAGATACTTTTTCTCTCAAAAACATGGCTAGTGAGCTAGGACACTACTGA
- the LOC126801201 gene encoding bifunctional riboflavin kinase/FMN phosphatase-like isoform X2, with product MSCGDCNTDTPKPKILAVILDLDGTLLDTERATRSVFKEFLAKYGKTLNKEREEKREIGKTLKDSSTATVEDYDLPLTPDQFIEEIIPMYQERWKHAKALPGATRLIKHLHDHKVPTALASNSLREYINAKISVHQGWQGWFSVILGSDQVKAGKPSPDICEEAARQMDVDAVHCLVIEDSMVGVKAANAAGMEVVAVPPHGEAAGCSALANTVLHSLLEFQPENWGLPPFKDWVDNALPIEAIHFSGMYANGVVNEHTEDGKSALPDQVWGVYFGWAVVDMKKSYRVVIGIGMDHSFCSPKKKIKLCS from the exons ATGAGCTGCGGCGACTGCAACACAGACACCCCAAAACCCAAGATTTTGGCAGTCATTCTCGATTTGGATGGGACCCTTTTGGATACAG AGCGGGCTACAAGGAGTGTCTTCAAGGAGTTCTTGGCCAAGTATGGCAAGACTTTGAATAAGGAAAGGGAAGAGAAGAGGGAGATTGGCAAGACACTCAAAGACTCGTCTACTGCCACTGTTGAGGACTATGATCTTCCATTGACTCCTGATCAGTTCATTGAAGAAATCATTCCCATGTATCAAGAAAG GTGGAAGCACGCGAAAGCTCTTCCTGGTGCTACCCGCCTCATCAAACATCTCCATGACCATAAAGTACCTACTGCTCTTGCTTCGAACTCCTTGCGTGAATATATAAATGCAAAGATTTCTGTCCATCAAG GCTGGCAGGGATGGTTTTCAGTAATACTTGGTAGCGACCAGGTTAAAGCGGGCAAGCCCTCTCCAGATAT ATGTGAAGAGGCAGCAAGACAAATGGATGTAGATGCAGTTCACTGCCTTGTGATCGAAGACTCAAT GGTTGGCGTTAAAGCTGCCAATGCTGCAGGGATGGAAGTAGTGGCTGTTCCACCCCATGGTGAAGCTGCTGGTTGTTCTGCACTTGCAAACACTGTGCTTCATTCTCTTTTGGAATTTCAACCTGAGAATTGGGGCCTTCCTCCTTTTAAAGATT GGGTGGATAATGCATTGCCAATTGAAGCAATTCATTTTAGTGGCATGTACGCTAATGGGGTGGTCAATGAACACACAG AGGATGGAAAATCTGCTCTGCCTGACCAAGTTTGGGGAGTTTATTTTGGGTGGGCTGTTGTGGATATGAAGAAGAGCTACAGGGTAGTCATTGGCATTGGAATGGATCACAGTTTCTGCTCTCCTAAGAAAAAGATT AAGTTATGTAGCTGA